The proteins below are encoded in one region of Bacillota bacterium:
- a CDS encoding PTS sugar transporter subunit IIC: MPVERYWYFLLLGFVLYAYLHTALLGIAIFALAVSVMFIVLKYRDEGVTLGAGRRS, from the coding sequence ATGCCAGTGGAACGGTACTGGTACTTCTTGTTGCTGGGCTTCGTGCTGTATGCGTACCTGCACACGGCACTACTGGGGATAGCGATTTTCGCTCTTGCCGTGAGCGTCATGTTCATCGTGCTGAAGTACCGGGACGAGGGGGTGACCTTGGGTGCAGGCCGCCGATCGTAA
- a CDS encoding SIS domain-containing protein yields the protein MGRYLNAVIDLLRRVAEANEEAVRAGAGILAGVIARQGLVHVFGSGHSQLLALEIQARAGGLVAVQVIYDPTFGKAETVEGYAVSLLRDYELSPGEAMIVISNSGRNPAPIEMAMAARDKGLSVIALTAVEFSRSVSSRHCSGKRLFELADVVLDTMGGPGDALVRVEGLEVPVGPSSTVVGAALINELMVRTTEELVRRGFEPPVLRSQNLDGSEVHNQRVMAPYRGRIRRVI from the coding sequence ATGGGTCGATACTTGAATGCGGTTATTGACCTCCTTCGGCGAGTGGCGGAGGCAAATGAGGAGGCGGTGCGGGCAGGCGCCGGGATCCTCGCGGGCGTGATCGCACGTCAGGGGCTCGTGCACGTGTTCGGTTCTGGTCACTCGCAACTCCTGGCTCTGGAGATCCAGGCCCGGGCGGGTGGTTTGGTGGCGGTGCAGGTGATTTACGACCCCACTTTCGGAAAGGCAGAGACGGTGGAGGGTTATGCGGTTTCGCTGTTGAGGGATTACGAACTCTCCCCCGGGGAGGCCATGATCGTGATCAGCAATTCAGGCCGCAACCCTGCCCCCATCGAGATGGCCATGGCGGCGAGGGACAAGGGCCTGAGCGTGATTGCGTTGACTGCGGTGGAATTCTCGCGGTCTGTTTCTTCGCGGCACTGTTCGGGGAAGCGGCTTTTTGAACTGGCTGACGTGGTGCTGGACACGATGGGCGGTCCGGGTGATGCTCTTGTGCGGGTGGAGGGTCTGGAGGTTCCGGTGGGTCCGTCATCGACCGTGGTGGGTGCAGCCCTGATCAACGAACTCATGGTGCGCACGACGGAGGAGCTCGTGCGCCGCGGATTTGAGCCTCCCGTTCTCCGTTCCCAAAACTTAGACGGCAGCGAGGTTCACAATCAGCGGGTCATGGCGCCATACCGGGGCAGGATACGGCGGGTAATTTAG
- a CDS encoding PTS system mannose/fructose/sorbose family transporter subunit IID, translating to MQAADRKLTRGDLLSSFWRYLVSFQISWNYERMQALGFCYAMVPILKRLFPSRDELAAALKRHLAFFNTNPVVGAPLILGSAAAMEEAGAPASAEGVKVSLMGPLAGVGDTLVWALYNSIVFTIGASLALQGSMAGPILVILLVAVPYTLVRYWQFMWAYAQGRQLATSLAGGTIARLTEGAMILGLIVLGGFIPSIIAAKTPLTYTQTVTVAGQVVKQTVEVQKQLDAILPGLIPVVFTALAYWLLKRYKMNPLWVILILFVIGMVFGALGWLA from the coding sequence GTGCAGGCCGCCGATCGTAAGCTTACGAGAGGAGATCTGCTCAGCTCGTTCTGGCGGTACCTGGTGAGCTTCCAGATATCGTGGAACTACGAGCGTATGCAGGCGCTGGGGTTCTGCTATGCCATGGTTCCTATCCTGAAGCGGCTCTTTCCCAGTAGGGACGAGTTGGCAGCAGCCCTGAAACGGCATCTGGCGTTCTTTAATACCAACCCTGTCGTGGGGGCTCCGCTGATCCTGGGCTCTGCGGCCGCCATGGAGGAAGCTGGTGCTCCGGCATCCGCTGAAGGCGTTAAGGTGAGCCTCATGGGGCCGCTGGCGGGCGTGGGCGACACCCTGGTATGGGCGCTTTACAACAGCATCGTCTTCACGATTGGGGCGTCCCTGGCTTTGCAGGGCAGCATGGCGGGTCCCATCTTGGTCATCCTCTTGGTGGCCGTACCATACACCCTGGTGCGGTATTGGCAATTCATGTGGGCGTACGCGCAGGGGCGCCAGCTTGCCACCTCGCTCGCCGGGGGTACCATCGCCCGCCTTACTGAAGGTGCGATGATCCTGGGTCTCATCGTGCTGGGCGGGTTCATACCCTCGATCATCGCCGCGAAGACCCCCCTCACTTACACTCAAACGGTCACCGTTGCTGGCCAGGTTGTCAAGCAGACCGTAGAGGTGCAAAAGCAACTGGATGCCATATTGCCCGGGTTGATCCCGGTGGTCTTCACAGCTCTGGCCTATTGGCTTCTGAAGCGCTATAAGATGAATCCGCTCTGGGTGATCCTGATCCTGTTCGTCATCGGAATGGTGTTTGGCGCGCTGGGCTGGCTGGCGTGA